The nucleotide sequence CTTGAGATCGGCAATTAATAAACTGAAAAAGAGAGCTGTGCCATTATTTAGGGACACTTCCCTGATTTTGTCGACTTTAAAAACTGGGAAGTGTCCCCTGAATACCCAATAAGCCTAGAAAGAGATTTTTCTGCTTTTTCACGAAATGAAATCGCTGAAGAAGGTTTGTCGCTCCGGATGTACGCTATAGCTTGCAAAAATTGATTACGTGCTGCCGGAGTGAAGGAAATTTCCATCCTTTTAGTCTTCCAGCATTTCGTCGGCTTCAGCAAGAACTGATTCTAGGTCATAGCCAATGCCAGCGTCTATTTCCTTTTCCCCACGAGCAAGCAAGCGCAATATCTCTAATTCATGTTGGTTGTATTCATACTCCTGCATGCTCATCATAACGGCAGCGGCTCGCCCTCTCTGAGTAATGAAAAGTGGGTCGTGAGAAGATGATAGTGTTTTACAATGCCGCTAGCATTTTGGCGCAAATCGGAAATTGGAACTATCTGTGGTGTTTTTTGCATTGCTTTGTCCTCCTATAAGTTCATTCCTAATGGTACATCTGAGCTATTTAGGGACTGGAGTCAGCTTGGTACGACCCCCTTTTGTTTTGTTTCTTGCATGGCCTTTTGTACCCCTTTTGAACAGCTTCTGGCTGGGAATTAAATCGCTGGTTCCACCTTATTTTTCACTAGAGTTGAATTTGATTACTTTTTCCCAGTGGATTGCTCCGGTTGGATCACAAAACATTTCTATAAACTCAAGAGAGAACTTATTGATGACTTTGCCATACTCATCAAAGAATAGATCATTTTTTTCTTTTGCTTTATGGCCGAGAGGGTCAATTATTTCTGTGTATAAGTTATCGTTCCCGGAAACAAATGACCAAAACCGCTGACCGCATAACTTTAAATATTCTCCCTTGTCCGGGGAATTGTCTTTCCCATAGCAACAACCGTTGACAGCAATGACATTATGGGAAGAGGCGATGTTGGTTCCTAAAATTCTTTTGGCTTTTCGGAAATTATCTTTCATCTTTTTTATTTGACTCGAATTGCCCCAGTTTGGCCCTGATTTTATGGAAACAATGTATTTAGAGTTGTCTTTCTCAAGTTCTAGATCAACTCCTTCAGCAGATGATTTTGTACCATTGTAAACATAGTTGCAAATATAGATAGATAACCCTTCAAGAAAACCACCAAACAAAGTTTCTTCTTGGGAAGACAAATGAGCGTCAAGAATAGTTTTGATAAAATCACCAGCGGTTGTGATATTTTTGACTTTAAAAAGGTACGGATTTTTACGCTTGAGCACTTCCTTCAACTTGAGTTTTTTCAATTTTTCTATTCGGTTGCGGTGGAAAACCGGAATGTTTTGCTCTACATACTCCGCTATTTTTTCTCTTGTTATTGGTTTCATATTTTACTTCATCCTCACATAGCCGGTATTGATAATGGGCTGTTCTTTCTTTTGCAAGTTCGCAATATTCAGGGAGGACTTCAACCCCCACTGAGTTTCTGTTTAAAATTTGTGCTACCTCTGCGGTGGTGCCTGAACCAACAAAAGGGTCAAGAACCCAGTCATATTCTTTGGTGAATAGCTTTATAAACCACTCAGGTAAGGCTTTTGGGAAAACGGCACTATGATTTTTATTGTAACACTCTGTCGCGAAATGCAACACATTACTAGGATATGCCATGTCACGACCAACCCAGTTTGAAATATTTTTACCAAAACCACTATTAACCTTTGATTCATCACGGGTGCGGTCTGTGTCGCTTAAATTTTTTAGTCTGGTTTTTGCCCAATCACCCATAGGTACCATTACTTCATCTTGGTACATATTAATTTTTTTGGATTTGTTAAATTGTAGGCACCTCTCCCATGAATCCCTAAAGCGATTTGGCCACTTACCAGGGAAACAATTTTTTTTATGCCAAACAAATTCTTCTGTCCACAGCCAACCTTGCTTTCTTAAAGCTAATATCAATTCCAGTACATATGTGTGGCGTTCTCCATTAACAGCTTTTTCTTTAATGTTTAGGATAAACGTGCCGTCTGGTCTTAAAACCCGAAAGAATTCTTTTGCTCTTGGCAAAAACCATTCAACGTAAGCATCTGGCTTAATACCGCCATACGTTTTACTTCTGCTGTCGGCATAAGGTGGGGATGTGACAATTAAATTAAAAAAATTATTGGGATAATTTCTGAGTACATCCAGACAGTCGCCATTCTCAATTTTCGCTTCTATTTGCTCCATAAAGCCTCCTTGTTCTGGTTTGTGGAATAGGGACACTGTACCTTATTTTTTCACGAAGGGCTTTACGAACTTTATTTGAGCTATTAGGTCCGCTGGACTGTTGGTTCTGCTACAGGGCTATT is from Desulfobulbaceae bacterium and encodes:
- a CDS encoding site-specific DNA-methyltransferase, with amino-acid sequence MEQIEAKIENGDCLDVLRNYPNNFFNLIVTSPPYADSRSKTYGGIKPDAYVEWFLPRAKEFFRVLRPDGTFILNIKEKAVNGERHTYVLELILALRKQGWLWTEEFVWHKKNCFPGKWPNRFRDSWERCLQFNKSKKINMYQDEVMVPMGDWAKTRLKNLSDTDRTRDESKVNSGFGKNISNWVGRDMAYPSNVLHFATECYNKNHSAVFPKALPEWFIKLFTKEYDWVLDPFVGSGTTAEVAQILNRNSVGVEVLPEYCELAKERTAHYQYRLCEDEVKYETNNKRKNSGVCRAKHSGFPPQPNRKIEKTQVEGSAQA
- a CDS encoding cytosolic protein, which gives rise to MKPITREKIAEYVEQNIPVFHRNRIEKLKKLKLKEVLKRKNPYLFKVKNITTAGDFIKTILDAHLSSQEETLFGGFLEGLSIYICNYVYNGTKSSAEGVDLELEKDNSKYIVSIKSGPNWGNSSQIKKMKDNFRKAKRILGTNIASSHNVIAVNGCCYGKDNSPDKGEYLKLCGQRFWSFVSGNDNLYTEIIDPLGHKAKEKNDLFFDEYGKVINKFSLEFIEMFCDPTGAIHWEKVIKFNSSEK